One part of the Parabacteroides distasonis ATCC 8503 genome encodes these proteins:
- a CDS encoding glycosyltransferase 87 family protein: MLREFFRRPIFKNPRFVGFVWFATALVACLLKLPVGRTYNNFMIYRASFFHALELKDLYIYYPNEYHDRFLYGIPFTAIIAPFSLFSPYIGMLLWCLANSLLLYMAIRKLGLADWKQAFVIWVCLNELFTCVLMQQFNIAIAGMILFSFIFIERKQEFWAALMIVLGTMTKIYGIVGLAFLLFSKRRIAFLKGLIFWGIVLYVLPMLYTSPQYVASQYVKWYEVLLDKNVENLFTPYTNISLLGMVRKISGVNTYSDLWLVIPGLLLFIAPYFRINQYDNRRFRMHFLCSTLLFMVLFSSGTENSGYLGAMIAVCLWYIGTPTRKTTPGLNTVLFVFCFILTSLSPTDIFPCYIRKMYVIPYALKALPCVLIWFKIVWEQLTLDFSEPLHRPKTLPGKEEAIDLILPCYNPQEGWERLMIEKHAELVKMLKGRSFRFIVVNDASKRGFTKDAVGRLLEALPDTMIVSYDTNKGKGAAVRAGLSHSTSSITLYTDYDFPYETDSICRMVEWLESGYDVVIAVRNHTYYTHLSTRRKIMSYASRILNFTLLGLTHTDAQGGLKGFNQRGKSFLASTQVNRFLFDTEFIYKASQESDVLIKDMPADLRDNVHLPNMRRGVLAEELKNLFLIAWRG; the protein is encoded by the coding sequence ATGTTGAGAGAATTTTTTAGACGCCCGATATTTAAGAATCCGAGGTTTGTCGGATTTGTTTGGTTTGCGACGGCCCTTGTCGCTTGCTTATTGAAATTACCCGTGGGTAGGACTTATAATAACTTTATGATTTATAGGGCTTCCTTTTTCCATGCGTTAGAGTTGAAAGACCTTTATATATATTATCCGAATGAATACCACGACCGGTTTTTATACGGGATCCCTTTTACGGCTATAATAGCGCCTTTCTCCCTCTTCTCTCCTTATATCGGGATGTTGCTATGGTGTCTCGCGAATAGCTTGCTGCTTTATATGGCTATCCGTAAACTCGGATTGGCGGATTGGAAACAGGCGTTTGTCATTTGGGTATGCTTGAATGAGTTGTTTACGTGTGTTCTTATGCAGCAATTTAACATAGCCATAGCCGGCATGATTTTATTCTCGTTTATTTTTATTGAGCGGAAACAGGAGTTTTGGGCGGCGCTAATGATCGTCTTGGGTACGATGACTAAGATTTATGGCATTGTCGGTCTTGCTTTCCTGTTATTCTCAAAACGCCGGATCGCCTTTTTGAAAGGACTTATTTTCTGGGGCATAGTCTTGTATGTTCTTCCGATGTTATATACGTCTCCTCAATATGTGGCAAGTCAATACGTGAAATGGTATGAGGTACTTCTCGATAAGAATGTAGAGAATTTATTTACTCCTTATACAAATATCTCTTTGTTGGGGATGGTTCGTAAGATTTCGGGAGTCAATACGTATAGTGATCTCTGGTTGGTTATCCCCGGGCTACTTTTATTTATTGCTCCTTATTTTAGGATAAATCAATATGATAACAGGCGGTTCCGCATGCATTTTCTTTGCTCTACTCTTTTGTTCATGGTCCTTTTTAGCTCCGGAACAGAGAATAGCGGATATTTGGGAGCCATGATAGCCGTCTGCCTTTGGTATATAGGTACGCCTACCCGTAAGACGACTCCTGGCTTGAATACGGTACTATTCGTTTTCTGTTTTATTCTGACATCCCTTTCCCCTACAGATATATTTCCCTGTTATATCCGGAAAATGTATGTTATTCCTTATGCGTTGAAAGCACTTCCTTGTGTGTTGATCTGGTTTAAGATCGTATGGGAGCAATTGACATTGGATTTTTCAGAGCCGCTTCATCGGCCGAAGACTCTCCCGGGTAAAGAGGAGGCGATCGACCTTATCTTGCCTTGTTATAACCCACAAGAAGGCTGGGAACGTCTGATGATCGAGAAACATGCGGAATTGGTAAAGATGCTTAAAGGCCGCTCATTCCGTTTTATCGTCGTGAATGACGCTTCGAAGAGAGGATTTACGAAGGATGCGGTGGGACGTCTTCTGGAGGCTCTCCCTGATACGATGATCGTAAGTTATGATACGAATAAGGGAAAAGGAGCCGCTGTTAGGGCTGGCTTGTCTCATTCCACCTCATCTATTACTTTATATACGGACTATGATTTCCCGTATGAGACGGATTCTATCTGCCGGATGGTAGAATGGTTGGAATCGGGATATGATGTCGTTATCGCCGTGCGGAATCATACTTATTATACCCATTTAAGTACTCGAAGAAAGATTATGAGTTATGCTTCCCGTATATTGAATTTTACGCTTCTAGGATTAACGCATACGGATGCTCAAGGAGGTTTGAAAGGTTTTAACCAGCGGGGAAAATCGTTCTTGGCCTCAACTCAGGTGAATCGCTTTTTATTTGATACGGAGTTTATTTATAAGGCTTCGCAGGAGTCGGATGTACTTATTAAAGACATGCCCGCTGATTTGCGGGATAACGTTCATCTTCCCAATATGCGTCGTGGAGTCCTTGCGGAAGAATTAAAGAACTTATTTTTAATCGCTTGGAGAGGGTAG
- a CDS encoding adenosine kinase yields MNTIGLGNALVDVLLRLENDDVLSEIGIQKGAMDMINREQMIAIRTTLAGLPRTQTPGGSVCNTMRSMSSLGANSGFIGKIGDDSIGGFYEDALEKAGVTSYFIKTDGLTGSCTVMISPDGERTMGTFLGPAPTITPDEITEEMLSKYQCIYIEGYLLVNEPLVRSTMEKAKKLGLKVALDLSNFNIVNAFKGMLEDIIPKYVDILFSNESEAEAFTGQKAAEAVHTLSDLVEVSLVTLGKEGALIGSHGQFYSVPAEGGKPVDTTGAGDNFAAGFLYGQSIGASLVQSARIGSMLAGYVIDVVGPEIPYDKWEQIKLKVKGILA; encoded by the coding sequence ATGAATACAATAGGTTTAGGAAACGCTTTGGTTGACGTTTTATTGAGGCTTGAAAATGATGATGTCCTATCGGAAATCGGTATACAGAAAGGAGCTATGGATATGATTAACAGGGAACAAATGATCGCTATCCGTACAACTTTAGCTGGCTTGCCACGTACGCAAACCCCGGGAGGATCTGTCTGCAACACGATGCGTTCGATGTCTTCTTTAGGGGCGAATTCCGGTTTTATCGGTAAGATCGGGGATGATTCGATCGGCGGATTTTATGAGGATGCGTTGGAAAAAGCGGGTGTCACTTCCTATTTTATCAAGACGGATGGACTTACAGGTAGCTGTACGGTGATGATTTCTCCGGATGGGGAACGTACGATGGGAACTTTCCTTGGCCCGGCCCCGACAATAACCCCGGATGAGATCACCGAGGAGATGCTAAGTAAATATCAATGTATTTATATAGAAGGTTACTTGCTCGTAAACGAGCCGTTGGTTCGTTCTACGATGGAGAAGGCTAAAAAGTTGGGCTTGAAAGTAGCGCTGGATTTGTCGAACTTCAATATCGTGAATGCTTTTAAAGGAATGCTGGAGGATATCATTCCTAAATATGTGGATATTTTGTTCTCTAATGAGAGTGAGGCTGAGGCTTTTACCGGGCAAAAGGCTGCTGAGGCCGTACATACCTTGTCTGACTTGGTAGAGGTCTCATTGGTCACTTTAGGAAAGGAAGGTGCCTTGATCGGTAGTCATGGTCAATTTTATTCTGTCCCGGCTGAGGGGGGTAAGCCTGTTGATACGACTGGAGCCGGTGATAACTTCGCTGCCGGATTCTTATACGGTCAATCCATAGGAGCGTCTTTGGTACAATCCGCACGCATCGGATCGATGCTGGCGGGCTATGTGATCGACGTGGTTGGCCCGGAGATTCCGTATGATAAATGGGAACAAATAAAGTTAAAAGTAAAAGGGATATTGGCTTAA
- a CDS encoding S41 family peptidase: MYRLVQRRGIIGLFCLLFVASSVVPGWAQKDNRFEVSKNLDIFNSLLKEVEMFYVDSVDVDKTVQRGIEAMLAGLDPYTEYYPEQKTEELSLMTTGEYGGIGSLIRQRNNEGGVMIAEPTEGMPADLAGLKPGDLILAIDTIDVSKATNSRVSELLKGVPNTKMVLTIQRPGEKKPRKFEITRKQITTPQVTYYGVKNDSIGYIYLKAFTIKSAQEVKEAFLDLKKNHNIKSLVLDLRGNGGGVLEGAVQIVGMFVPKGSEVLSTKGKIKQWDRTYRTSTEPLDTVMPLAILINGGTASAAEIVSGSLQDMDRAVLVGQRSFGKGLVQAPRDLPYNGKVKITMSKYYIPSGRCIQQIDYSHRKEDGSVAAIPDSLTSVFYTSKKRPVRDGGGVRPEFEVKEPKVPTMMYYLAADTVLFDFVTDWAQKHKTIAPIEEFTVSDEDFEALKQYAKSKNFTYDRQSEKVLRNLKEVAEFEGYLEEDSTAFKELEAKLTPNLEKDFDRFKDEVKRVMAAEIVKRYYYQRGELQESLKDDLVLEKALEVLGDPDLYRRTLSVPVELEAATKGTE; the protein is encoded by the coding sequence ATGTACAGATTGGTTCAACGAAGAGGAATTATAGGTTTATTTTGCTTGCTGTTCGTCGCAAGTAGCGTAGTGCCGGGATGGGCGCAAAAAGATAACCGCTTTGAGGTGAGTAAGAACCTAGACATTTTCAATTCTTTATTGAAAGAAGTAGAGATGTTCTACGTGGATTCAGTGGATGTGGATAAAACCGTTCAGCGGGGAATCGAGGCAATGTTGGCTGGTTTAGATCCTTATACGGAATACTATCCTGAGCAAAAAACGGAGGAATTGAGTCTGATGACGACCGGCGAATACGGAGGTATCGGTTCCTTGATCCGTCAGCGTAACAACGAGGGAGGCGTGATGATTGCCGAGCCTACCGAGGGAATGCCGGCCGATTTAGCGGGTCTGAAGCCGGGCGATCTGATCTTGGCGATCGATACGATCGATGTTTCCAAGGCGACAAACTCCCGGGTCAGCGAGTTGTTGAAAGGTGTTCCGAATACGAAGATGGTTTTGACGATCCAACGTCCGGGCGAGAAGAAACCCCGGAAGTTCGAGATTACCCGTAAGCAGATCACGACACCTCAAGTTACTTACTACGGGGTTAAGAATGACAGTATCGGTTATATTTATCTAAAGGCATTTACTATCAAGAGTGCTCAAGAGGTGAAAGAGGCGTTCTTGGACTTAAAGAAAAATCATAATATCAAGTCTTTGGTACTGGATTTGCGCGGTAACGGCGGCGGCGTGCTGGAAGGTGCCGTACAAATCGTAGGTATGTTCGTACCGAAAGGCAGCGAGGTGCTTTCAACGAAAGGAAAGATCAAGCAATGGGATCGTACGTACCGAACCTCTACGGAGCCTTTGGATACGGTAATGCCGTTGGCTATATTGATCAATGGAGGTACGGCTTCCGCCGCTGAGATCGTATCGGGATCTTTGCAGGATATGGATCGTGCCGTGTTGGTGGGACAACGTTCGTTTGGTAAGGGGTTGGTGCAAGCTCCTCGTGACCTGCCTTATAATGGAAAAGTGAAAATCACGATGAGTAAATACTATATCCCGAGTGGCCGTTGCATCCAGCAAATCGATTATTCGCACCGGAAAGAGGATGGTAGCGTGGCTGCTATTCCGGATAGCTTGACTTCCGTATTCTATACGTCCAAGAAGCGTCCGGTTCGTGATGGTGGTGGCGTACGTCCGGAGTTTGAGGTGAAGGAGCCGAAAGTGCCTACCATGATGTATTATTTGGCGGCGGATACGGTCTTGTTCGACTTCGTTACGGATTGGGCACAAAAGCATAAGACAATCGCTCCTATCGAGGAATTTACGGTTTCCGATGAGGATTTCGAAGCTTTGAAGCAATACGCCAAGTCCAAGAATTTCACGTATGACCGCCAAAGCGAGAAAGTATTGAGGAACTTAAAAGAAGTGGCTGAGTTCGAGGGGTATCTGGAGGAGGATTCTACTGCGTTCAAGGAATTAGAGGCTAAGCTGACTCCGAATCTGGAAAAAGATTTCGATCGTTTCAAGGATGAGGTGAAACGAGTAATGGCCGCCGAGATCGTAAAACGTTATTATTACCAACGAGGAGAGTTGCAAGAAAGCTTGAAAGATGATCTTGTATTGGAGAAAGCGTTGGAGGTATTGGGCGATCCGGATTTATACAGGCGTACATTGAGCGTGCCGGTTGAGTTGGAAGCGGCCACCAAGGGTACCGAATAG
- a CDS encoding metallophosphoesterase, whose product MKVFIQSIVAQLLLNPYIFWRGYQALPPKKSCRIPFILFFVLELSLYFFGFIFRNELPDNVIITIQYICNTWYIASIYITLSLLVLELIRLSQRIKPWFPKWMKGHWQQTKLTLFFLIVFGVTGLMIHAYHTVMNPIVKNVYITLPKAAGDRDSLTIVMMSDLHIGEVIGKDLVQKYVALSNAQHPDMVVLAGDIMDYESRFAENAHIEDDLKQLKAPLGVYIIYGNHEYRANRNAKYRWLQKTGGTLLIDSVVQPDSTFYLIGRDDFIHKKRKSLHSLMEGVDTGKPIIVLDHQPWSFAEMNMNGVDLGLHGHTHNGQLWPYPLLMKLVYECPYGYYKKGPTQFYVSSGIGIAGPPYRVGTVSELVVLHIRFKAPKQTGERGKSTMPIQGS is encoded by the coding sequence ATGAAAGTATTTATTCAATCGATCGTAGCGCAGCTATTACTAAATCCGTATATTTTCTGGAGAGGATATCAAGCGCTTCCTCCTAAGAAAAGTTGCCGGATTCCTTTTATCTTGTTTTTCGTACTCGAACTATCGCTTTATTTTTTCGGATTTATTTTTAGGAATGAACTACCTGATAACGTGATAATCACGATCCAATACATCTGTAACACTTGGTATATAGCGTCCATTTATATCACTTTATCTCTCTTGGTACTTGAGTTGATCAGGCTCTCCCAACGTATCAAGCCATGGTTCCCCAAATGGATGAAAGGGCATTGGCAGCAAACCAAGCTAACCCTGTTTTTTCTTATCGTATTCGGTGTTACCGGTTTAATGATTCACGCATACCATACGGTAATGAATCCGATTGTTAAGAACGTATATATCACGTTGCCCAAAGCCGCAGGGGATCGGGATAGCCTGACTATTGTCATGATGAGCGACTTACATATCGGAGAGGTTATCGGGAAGGACTTGGTACAAAAATATGTGGCGCTCAGCAACGCACAGCATCCGGATATGGTGGTATTAGCGGGGGATATTATGGATTATGAATCCCGGTTCGCGGAAAACGCCCACATAGAGGATGATTTAAAACAATTAAAAGCTCCGTTGGGAGTATATATCATTTACGGGAATCATGAATACCGGGCAAACCGGAACGCGAAATATCGTTGGCTGCAAAAGACCGGAGGTACGCTACTAATAGACTCGGTGGTCCAACCGGACTCAACTTTTTATTTGATAGGGAGGGATGATTTCATCCATAAGAAACGAAAATCGCTTCATTCGTTAATGGAAGGGGTGGATACCGGCAAACCGATTATCGTTTTGGATCATCAACCTTGGTCGTTCGCCGAGATGAATATGAATGGGGTGGATTTGGGACTGCACGGACATACGCATAACGGGCAGTTATGGCCTTATCCCCTACTGATGAAGCTTGTGTATGAATGCCCGTACGGATATTATAAGAAAGGACCTACGCAATTCTATGTATCTTCCGGCATTGGTATAGCAGGACCTCCTTATCGGGTGGGAACCGTCTCGGAATTGGTCGTATTGCATATCCGCTTCAAAGCCCCCAAACAGACTGGCGAAAGAGGGAAAAGCACGATGCCCATTCAAGGGAGCTGA
- a CDS encoding metallophosphoesterase: MWTFFIILPILYLAGNIYIYLKGKQALKSQSTGVKVLLSIVFWGGVLSFFSSFLFRNLDMPASFAQTVSQVGTGWLVFTLYMVLALLVFDILRLFHLRFKYSFYLSLFLTLSLLGYGNYNYQHPDTRVINMVINKPANTDGQPLKVVAISDIHLGYATNKTMLAGYVDMINAQRPDIVLIGGDLIDNSVAPLRYEHMEEELSKIYAPLGVYMVPGNHEYISGIEESEKFIAQTPIELLRDSVAILPNQIQLIGRDDRHNKGRKTLGQLTANLDKSKPVILLDHQPYDLEKTEEAGVDLQFSGHTHRGQVWPMNWIVDHLFELSYGIKKIGNSTVYVSSGLSLWGPPFRIGTDSEMVVFNITFKE, translated from the coding sequence ATGTGGACGTTCTTTATCATACTTCCAATCCTGTATCTTGCAGGGAATATTTATATTTATCTAAAGGGAAAACAGGCTTTGAAAAGCCAGTCTACCGGAGTTAAAGTATTGTTATCCATTGTTTTTTGGGGAGGAGTTTTATCATTCTTCAGTAGTTTTCTATTCAGGAACCTAGATATGCCGGCTTCTTTCGCTCAAACAGTTTCCCAAGTAGGAACAGGATGGCTCGTGTTCACTTTATACATGGTATTAGCTCTGTTGGTATTTGATATCTTACGACTTTTCCACCTACGTTTCAAATACTCATTCTATTTATCCTTATTCTTAACACTCAGCTTATTAGGATATGGAAACTATAATTACCAACATCCTGATACACGAGTTATCAACATGGTTATCAACAAACCGGCCAATACCGATGGACAGCCGCTGAAGGTCGTAGCCATTAGCGACATACACTTAGGATACGCTACCAACAAGACAATGCTTGCCGGATATGTGGATATGATAAACGCCCAACGCCCGGACATCGTTCTTATCGGTGGAGACTTGATAGACAACAGTGTCGCACCTCTGCGATACGAGCATATGGAAGAGGAACTGTCCAAGATCTACGCCCCATTAGGCGTTTATATGGTACCGGGTAACCATGAGTATATCAGTGGCATAGAGGAGAGCGAGAAATTCATAGCGCAGACACCCATCGAACTTTTAAGGGATTCCGTGGCTATCTTGCCCAATCAGATCCAACTCATAGGACGGGACGACCGGCATAACAAAGGACGGAAAACTTTAGGTCAGCTTACTGCGAACCTTGATAAAAGCAAACCTGTTATCTTACTAGACCATCAACCCTACGATTTAGAGAAAACGGAAGAAGCTGGCGTAGACTTACAGTTTAGCGGACATACACATCGAGGACAAGTATGGCCGATGAACTGGATCGTGGATCATCTGTTCGAATTAAGTTACGGGATTAAAAAAATCGGAAATAGTACGGTTTATGTCTCATCCGGCTTATCTTTGTGGGGACCGCCTTTCCGTATCGGGACGGACAGCGAGATGGTGGTGTTCAATATTACATTCAAAGAGTAA
- a CDS encoding response regulator transcription factor, producing the protein MEDKQKVIFIEDDPNLGLIIVLALQSKGYEVCYANTLSGIQDMIEKDCPNILLLDLEVGNQNALDYLPFIRSKHPSLPVLIASSHNEGEEITRCYEAGANHYTKKPYDIQEIDFLIQRFCKKGSPISNSISIGDYQLELSTHKLFYKQEQSKTLSPKDFKLFYLLSEQLNQPVSREKLFHEIWDGQEVHDSLNNSISRLRKLLEKDTTLSIDAVKGVGYILSKKDQLSSS; encoded by the coding sequence ATGGAAGATAAACAGAAAGTGATCTTTATTGAAGATGACCCAAACCTTGGATTAATCATCGTATTGGCCTTGCAAAGTAAAGGATACGAGGTTTGCTACGCCAACACGTTAAGCGGTATTCAAGACATGATAGAAAAAGACTGCCCTAATATCCTGCTTCTCGATCTGGAAGTTGGCAATCAAAACGCATTGGATTATTTGCCTTTTATTCGTTCAAAGCATCCTTCATTGCCTGTACTGATAGCCTCTTCCCACAACGAAGGGGAGGAAATAACACGCTGCTATGAAGCCGGAGCTAATCATTACACCAAAAAACCGTATGATATACAAGAAATAGATTTCCTAATCCAAAGGTTTTGTAAAAAGGGCAGTCCGATATCAAATAGTATATCTATTGGAGATTACCAACTGGAACTCTCCACTCATAAATTATTCTATAAACAAGAACAGTCAAAAACATTAAGTCCTAAAGATTTCAAGTTATTCTATCTGTTATCCGAGCAATTAAATCAGCCAGTAAGCAGAGAAAAGCTTTTTCATGAAATATGGGATGGGCAAGAAGTTCATGATAGCCTAAACAACAGCATCTCGCGTTTGCGCAAATTATTGGAAAAAGATACCACACTTTCAATAGATGCCGTAAAAGGAGTTGGATATATATTATCAAAAAAAGACCAACTCTCCTCATCGTAA
- a CDS encoding sensor histidine kinase, with product MKHSLYIAAIMLLVLILSQGYWLYNIYNAEKYKTQEVLEELFEEAIKQEMSKRMVSNKPKDPNNPKRIIRRASDMTPEERAKLKGDTIIWPQIKNRNLKDNYADLLAQRMQDGLRNANRPLKPNVLDSLFNKTLTDHNLQAISYIEISDSTRQTVNTVGKKFNLSFYKFQTEKLPIGTQGLQYVQAFVKLPLSDIVQRKLLAFIVSCLIILTSASCLYYLLRTIRKAHAQLRDREIAVHSAIHDLKSPLNTAYASMDLIASLENEPMKVNILNTGKTQIKQLIEIIESMLSLLKTADGKESTRKSPIDIKSFIEQTYQAIARLYPNKIPLFKLEKSEDFPDMIEADTVRLERCLRNLLENALKYSNDDVRITVTLTMKNNHYRIAIKDTGWGIPKKAQKKLGQQFFRVKQADKPAQPGYGLGLSSVMLMAKEMGGSLTFQSEEGVGSTFFINLPAENS from the coding sequence ATGAAACACTCCTTATATATTGCGGCCATTATGTTGCTAGTCTTAATACTCTCCCAAGGATATTGGCTATACAATATATATAACGCTGAAAAATATAAAACGCAAGAAGTCCTTGAAGAGCTATTCGAAGAGGCTATCAAGCAAGAAATGTCCAAGCGAATGGTTAGCAACAAACCGAAAGACCCCAACAACCCCAAAAGAATCATAAGAAGAGCTAGTGATATGACACCAGAGGAACGAGCCAAGCTAAAAGGGGATACCATAATCTGGCCACAAATAAAAAATCGGAATCTAAAAGATAACTATGCCGACCTATTAGCGCAACGTATGCAAGACGGTCTACGTAATGCAAATAGACCCTTAAAACCAAATGTATTAGACAGCCTATTCAATAAAACATTAACTGATCACAATTTACAAGCAATATCTTATATAGAAATATCAGACTCTACCCGGCAAACCGTAAATACGGTAGGAAAAAAATTCAACCTTTCATTTTATAAGTTCCAAACAGAAAAGCTCCCGATAGGAACGCAGGGATTACAATATGTACAGGCTTTCGTTAAATTACCTCTTTCTGACATTGTCCAACGAAAGCTCTTGGCTTTTATCGTATCTTGTCTAATCATCCTTACCTCGGCGAGTTGCCTATATTATTTATTAAGAACAATACGTAAAGCCCACGCCCAACTCCGAGACCGTGAAATAGCCGTACATAGCGCTATCCACGACTTGAAATCCCCGCTGAACACGGCGTATGCCTCTATGGATCTTATCGCTAGCCTAGAGAATGAACCGATGAAAGTGAACATATTAAATACCGGAAAAACTCAGATAAAACAGTTGATAGAGATCATCGAGTCCATGCTGTCACTATTGAAAACAGCGGATGGAAAAGAGAGCACACGAAAGTCGCCTATAGATATTAAATCATTTATTGAGCAAACCTACCAAGCGATAGCAAGGCTCTATCCTAATAAGATCCCCTTGTTCAAGCTTGAGAAAAGCGAGGATTTCCCCGACATGATCGAAGCTGATACCGTTCGTTTGGAACGTTGCCTCCGGAATTTGCTAGAGAACGCATTGAAATATTCGAATGACGATGTACGAATCACCGTAACGTTGACTATGAAAAACAACCATTACCGAATAGCCATAAAAGACACCGGTTGGGGAATCCCCAAGAAAGCCCAGAAAAAACTCGGACAACAATTCTTCCGGGTGAAACAAGCCGACAAGCCAGCGCAACCGGGATATGGATTAGGTTTGAGTAGCGTAATGCTAATGGCTAAAGAAATGGGCGGCTCCCTAACTTTTCAGAGTGAGGAGGGTGTCGGTTCAACATTTTTCATTAACTTACCAGCCGAAAACTCATAA
- a CDS encoding radical SAM/SPASM domain-containing protein produces MKKIYYQVVEKVLPQVYLLYNSFNNKFILLNNVRYEKYKKENILELEQSDPVLYKSLVDNQYIVPDDFDEREIVLFRKKRMQFDASMYQVMVNTTLDCNLNCWYFYENRIAGSFLKSEVIEAIKKNIEQEYIKTSYRILKLSFFGGEPFLYFRGIKEILDFARNFCQVNQLDLIAEFTTNAILITESIIDYLKNFECQFQITLDGDRIHHNQIKKDKDNPNQDTYEKTLRTIRLINDKIPNRWLAVRINFDNKTLEKIDEIIGDLDFLDRKYCFVILKKVWQLEKDKVNVPLLHASVQKFLDKKFLLDYYIMPKGDVCFAERHREVLFNYDGKVFKCSTISSFDDQNALGEFDLQSGQVHWNETKVSYWLKEMLPQNCIDCKLLPACLGPCNKQIMLHPGENICTFDAINMTLKEYLMYLFKCQLLKEELYA; encoded by the coding sequence ATGAAGAAGATATATTATCAGGTTGTAGAGAAAGTTTTGCCACAGGTTTATTTACTTTATAATTCATTTAATAATAAATTTATATTATTAAATAATGTGAGATATGAAAAATATAAAAAAGAAAATATTTTAGAATTAGAGCAATCTGATCCTGTATTATATAAATCTTTGGTGGATAATCAATATATTGTTCCTGATGATTTTGATGAAAGAGAGATTGTCTTGTTTCGGAAAAAAAGGATGCAATTTGATGCCTCTATGTATCAAGTCATGGTGAATACAACATTGGATTGCAATTTAAACTGTTGGTACTTTTACGAGAATAGAATAGCGGGAAGTTTCTTGAAGAGTGAAGTAATAGAAGCTATAAAAAAGAATATAGAACAAGAATATATTAAAACATCTTATAGGATATTAAAATTATCATTCTTTGGGGGAGAGCCTTTTTTGTATTTCAGAGGGATAAAAGAAATTCTGGATTTTGCGAGAAACTTTTGCCAAGTTAATCAATTGGATCTAATTGCTGAATTTACAACAAATGCGATTTTGATAACAGAATCTATTATAGATTATTTAAAAAACTTTGAATGCCAATTCCAAATTACTTTGGATGGTGATAGAATACATCATAATCAAATAAAGAAAGATAAGGATAACCCGAATCAGGATACTTATGAGAAGACATTGAGAACTATTCGGCTTATTAATGATAAAATTCCCAATAGGTGGCTTGCGGTAAGAATAAACTTTGATAATAAGACATTAGAGAAAATAGATGAAATCATTGGTGATTTGGATTTTCTAGATCGTAAGTATTGTTTTGTCATTTTGAAAAAAGTGTGGCAACTAGAAAAAGATAAAGTTAATGTGCCGTTATTACATGCTTCGGTTCAAAAGTTTTTAGATAAGAAATTTTTATTGGATTATTATATTATGCCAAAAGGAGATGTTTGCTTTGCTGAACGGCATAGAGAAGTTTTGTTTAATTATGATGGTAAAGTTTTTAAGTGTTCTACGATTTCTTCTTTTGATGATCAAAATGCGTTAGGAGAATTTGATTTACAATCCGGACAGGTACATTGGAATGAGACAAAAGTTTCTTATTGGTTGAAGGAGATGTTGCCTCAAAATTGTATAGATTGTAAATTACTGCCTGCCTGTTTGGGACCATGTAATAAACAAATAATGTTGCATCCGGGGGAAAATATATGTACATTTGACGCAATCAATATGACTTTGAAAGAATATCTGATGTATCTTTTCAAATGTCAATTATTAAAAGAAGAATTATACGCATAA